One Besnoitia besnoiti strain Bb-Ger1 chromosome Unknown contig00092, whole genome shotgun sequence DNA segment encodes these proteins:
- a CDS encoding cytochrome b (encoded by transcript BESB_085950), with protein sequence MSAHYSLVIEQDSFVPYLPYYLIGLIFLQTAFGLIELSHPDNSIPVNRFVTPLHIVPEWYFLAYYAVLKVIPSKTGGLLVFMSSLINLALLSEIRALNTRMLIRQHFMTRNVVSGWVIIWVYSMIFLIIIGSAIPQATYILYGRLATIVYLTTGLVLCLY encoded by the exons atgtcggctcattactcccttgttattgaacaagattca tttgttccctatctaccatattatctaattggtttaattttcttacaaacggcttttggtttgattgaattatcgcacccagataactccataccagtgaaccggtttgtaactccgcttcatatcgtacctgaatggtactttttagcatattatgcggtgttaaaagtaatcccatccaaaaccggtggtttgttagtatttatgtcctctctcattaacttagctcttttatctgaaattcgagctttgaatactcgaatgttgatacgacaacattttatgactcgaaatgtagtcagtggatgggtaattatttgggtatacagtatgatcttcttgattattattggtagtgctattccacaagcgacttatatcttatatggtagattagctactatcgtatatcttactaccggattggttctatgcttatactaa
- a CDS encoding cytochrome c oxidase subunit iii subfamily protein (encoded by transcript BESB_085960) has protein sequence MTIMLSALSIVVSSVYLKNQHLYTSCTNIMTFTLVVAFLMLVCTEYLGLSLYINDNAFGNGLFILTGIHFSHVIVGAILVFFTQSIYSSLVTYMPTSSIMLSKSKGMLCKIFTEPFTILYLHFVETMWILIHITFYL, from the coding sequence atgaccatcatgttaagtgcattaagtatagtggtatccagcgtatatttgaaaaaccaacatttgtatacaagctgtacgaatatcatgacattcactttggtagtcgccttcttaatgttagtctgtacggaatacttaggactatctctttatattaatgataatgcatttggtaatggacttttcatcttaactggtatacattttagccatgttattgttggagctatccttgtattcttcactcaaagtatctatagttctttagttacttacatgcctacaagctctataatgctaagcaaatctaaaggtatgttatgcaagatctttacagaaccattcactattttatatctacactttgtagaaaccatgtggatattaatccacattacattctatctctaa
- a CDS encoding uncharacterized protein (encoded by transcript BESB_085970) produces the protein MIAVHHHPTGLLKTAKSVGFQYPTTLRLFHIGYVLGVIYGFLFSLILTARENYYSDASLISSIVLGVIISETGLFISFFWGVYTTSWTTGLDLEGLCLPDPSSLVLFMTIMLSALAEHS, from the coding sequence atgattgcagtacaccaccaccccactggactgcttaagacagctaaaagtgttggatttcaatatcctactacattaagattattccacatcggttatgttctaggcgtaatatatggattcttgttctcactcatcttaacagcgagagaaaactactactcagatgctagtctaatcagtagcatcgtacttggagttatcatctctgagacaggattatttatcagctttttctggggagtatatactacgagttggactactggtttagatcttgaaggtctttgtttaccggatccaagttctcttgtgcttttcatgaccatcatgttaagtgcattagcagagcatagttaa
- a CDS encoding cytochrome b (encoded by transcript BESB_085980), with amino-acid sequence MSLFRAHLVFYRCALNLNSSYNFGFLVAITFVLQIITGITLAFRYTSEASCAFASVQHLVREVAAGWEFRMLHATTASFVFLCILIHMSRGMYNSSYSYLTTAWMSGLVLYLLTIATAFLGYVLPWGQMSFWGATVITNLLSPIPYLVPWLLGGYYVSDVTLKRFFVLHFILPFVGCILIVLHIFYLHLNGSSNPAGIDSALKVAFYPHMLMTDAKCLSYLIGLIFLQTAFGLIELSHPDNSIPVNRFVTPLHIVPEWYFLAYYAVLKVIPSKTGGLLVFMSSLINLALLSEIRALNTRMLIRQHFMTRNVVSGWVIIWVYSMIFLIIIGSAIPQATYILYGRLATIVYLTTGLVLCLY; translated from the coding sequence atgagtctattccgggcacacctcgtcttttatcggtgtgctctcaatctaaattcatcttataactttggtttcttagttgcaattacctttgtactccaaataattacaggtatcactttagcgttccgatatacttctgaagcatcttgtgcatttgctagtgttcaacatctagttagagaggtagcagcaggatgggaatttaggatgttgcatgcaacaactgcttctttcgtcttcttgtgtatcttaatacacatgtctcgaggtatgtataactccagctatagttatttaactactgcttggatgtctggtttagttttatatctacttactatagccactgctttcctcggttatgtactaccatggggacagatgagtttctggggtgctacagtcattactaatctcctttctccaataccatatttagtaccttggttactcggtggatactatgtatctgatgtaacattaaaacgattctttgtattgcactttatattaccttttgtaggttgcattctaattgtattacacatcttctatttacatttaaatggttctagtaaccctgcaggtattgattccgcacttaaagtagccttctatcctcatatgttaatgaccgatgctaaatgtctatcctatctaattggtttaattttcttacaaacggcttttggtttgattgaattatcgcacccagataactccataccagtgaaccggtttgtaactccgcttcatatcgtacctgaatggtactttttagcatattatgcggtgttaaaagtaatcccatccaaaaccggtggtttgttagtatttatgtcctctctcattaacttagctcttttatctgaaattcgagctttgaatactcgaatgttgatacgacaacattttatgactcgaaatgtagtcagtggatgggtaattatttgggtatacagtatgatcttcttgattattattggtagtgctattccacaagcgacttatatcttatatggtagattagctactatcgtatatcttactaccggattggttctatgcttatactaa
- a CDS encoding cytochrome b (encoded by transcript BESB_085990), which yields MNTEDDSGYEIQTTKFFMIAVHHHPTGLLKTAKSVGFQYPTTLRLFHIGYVLGVIYGFLFSLILTARENYYSDASLISSIVLGVIISETGLFISFFWGVYTTSWTTGLDLEGLCLPDPSSLVLFMTIMLSALSIVVSSVYLKNQHLYTSCTNIMTFTLVVAFLMLVCITLAFRYTSEASCAFASVQHLVREVAAGWEFRMLHATTASFVFLCILIHMSRGMYNSSYSYLTTAWMSGLVLYLLTIATAFLGYVLPWGQMSFWGATVITNLLSPIPYLVPWLLGGYYVSDVTLKRFFVLHFILPFVGCILIVLHIFYLHLNGSSNPAGIDSALKVAFYPHMLMTDAKCLSYLIGLIFLQTAFGLIELSHPDNSIPVNRFVTPLHIVPEWYFLAYYAVLKVIPSKTGGLLVFMLSTCQ from the exons atg aatactgaagatgactccggttatgagatacagacaaccaagttctttatgattgcagtacaccaccaccccactggactgcttaagacagctaaaagtgttggatttcaatatcctactacattaagattattccacatcggttatgttctaggcgtaatatatggattcttgttctcactcatcttaacagcgagagaaaactactactcagatgctagtctaatcagtagcatcgtacttggagttatcatctctgagacaggattatttatcagctttttctggggagtatatactacgagttggactactggtttagatcttgaaggtctttgtttaccggatccaagttctcttgtgcttttcatgaccatcatgttaagtgcattaagtatagtggtatccagcgtatatttgaaaaaccaacatttgtatacaagctgtacgaatatcatgacattcactttggtagtcgccttcttaatgttagtct gtatcactttagcgttccgatatacttctgaagcatcttgtgcatttgctagtgttcaacatctagttagagaggtagcagcaggatgggaatttaggatgttgcatgcaacaactgcttctttcgtcttcttgtgtatcttaatacacatgtctcgaggtatgtataactccagctatagttatttaactactgcttggatgtctggtttagttttatatctacttactatagccactgctttcctcggttatgtactaccatggggacagatgagtttctggggtgctacagtcattactaatctcctttctccaataccatatttagtaccttggttactcggtggatactatgtatctgatgtaacattaaaacgattctttgtattgcactttatattaccttttgtaggttgcattctaattgtattacacatcttctatttacatttaaatggttctagtaaccctgcaggtattgattccgcacttaaagtagccttctatcctcatatgttaatgaccgatgctaaatgtctatcctatctaattggtttaattttcttacaaacggcttttggtttgattgaattatcgcacccagataactccataccagtgaaccggtttgtaactccgcttcatatcgtacctgaatggtactttttagcatattatgcggtgttaaaagtaatcccatccaaaaccggtggtttgttagtatttatgttatcaacatgtcaatga
- a CDS encoding uncharacterized protein (encoded by transcript BESB_086000) produces the protein MIAVHHHPTGLLKTAKSVGFQYPTTLRLFHIGYVLGVIYGFLFSLILTARENYYSDASLISSIVLGVIISETGLFISFFWGVYTTSWTTGLDLEGLCLPDPSSLVLFMTIMLSALSIVVSSVYLKNQHLYTSCTNIMTFTLVVAFLMLVCTEYTDRILVGLAPV, from the coding sequence atgattgcagtacaccaccaccccactggactgcttaagacagctaaaagtgttggatttcaatatcctactacattaagattattccacatcggttatgttctaggcgtaatatatggattcttgttctcactcatcttaacagcgagagaaaactactactcagatgctagtctaatcagtagcatcgtacttggagttatcatctctgagacaggattatttatcagctttttctggggagtatatactacgagttggactactggtttagatcttgaaggtctttgtttaccggatccaagttctcttgtgcttttcatgaccatcatgttaagtgcattaagtatagtggtatccagcgtatatttgaaaaaccaacatttgtatacaagctgtacgaatatcatgacattcactttggtagtcgccttcttaatgttagtctgtacggaatacacggatcggattcttgttggcctggcacctgtttag
- a CDS encoding putative apocytochrome b (encoded by transcript BESB_086010), whose product MLCIKYSGIQRIFEKPTFVYKLYEYHDIHFGSRLLNVSLYVELSHPDNSIPVNRFVTPLHIVPEWYFLAYYAVLKVIPSKTGGLLVFMLSTCHMKYQQR is encoded by the exons atgctctgcattaagtatagtggtatccagcgtatatttgaaaaaccaacatttgtatacaagctgtacgaatatcatgacattcactttggtagtcgccttcttaatgttagtct ctatgtcgaattatcgcacccagataactccataccagtgaaccggtttgtaactccgcttcatatcgtacctgaatggtactttttagcatattatgcggtgttaaaagtaatcccatccaaaaccggtggtttgttagtatttatgttatcaacatgtcatatgaaatatcaacaacgatga